The Rickettsia felis URRWXCal2 genome contains the following window.
GGGACGGTAACGAAACTTGGTTAGTACTTGGCGGCGGCGGTTTATTTGCAGCTTTCCCGCTGGCATATTCGCTATTAATGCCGGCTTTATATATTCCTATTGCATTGATGTTACTTGGCTTAATCTTTCGAGGTGTAGCTTTTGAATTCCGTTTTAAGGCTCATATAGGTCATCGTTATATTTGGGATTACGCTTTTCATTTTGGTTCTATGCTTGCTGTTTTTTGTCAAGGTTTAATGCTTGGTACGTTTGTCCAAGGAATAGAGATAGAAGGACGAGAATTTGCAGGAGGGAGCTTTGATTTTCTTACTCCCTTCTCCGTTATGACGGGGATAGCATTAATATTCGGTTATGCACTCTTAGGTGCTACTTGGCTTATTCTGAAAACAGAAAAGAAAACACAAGATTGGGCTTATAAATCTGCCTTATATATTTTATTTTACGTTGCACTTTTTATGGGGCTTGTAAGCTTATGGGTTCCTTTCTTAAATAACCACATAAATCATCGTTGGT
Protein-coding sequences here:
- the cydB gene encoding Cytochrome d ubiquinol oxidase subunit II → MLNFAPYIDLPLIWGGLIATAICLYVLLDGFDLGVGILFPFAPTDDCRHKMINSIAPFWDGNETWLVLGGGGLFAAFPLAYSLLMPALYIPIALMLLGLIFRGVAFEFRFKAHIGHRYIWDYAFHFGSMLAVFCQGLMLGTFVQGIEIEGREFAGGSFDFLTPFSVMTGIALIFGYALLGATWLILKTEKKTQDWAYKSALYILFYVALFMGLVSLWVPFLNNHINHRWFSVPNIHYLSIVPIVTALIFIKLIKAVKQKKEVKPFIYTILLFLLGYLGLAISIWPYIVPYKVTLETAAAAPESQSLLLIGAGIFLPVILGYTFYCYYIFRGKSSHHPIY